The following proteins are encoded in a genomic region of Populus trichocarpa isolate Nisqually-1 chromosome 13, P.trichocarpa_v4.1, whole genome shotgun sequence:
- the LOC18104317 gene encoding 12-oxophytodienoate reductase 2 — MVAVTPTLPLLTPYKMGKFNLSHRIVLAPLTRQRSYDNVPQPHAVLYYSQRATKGALLISEATGVSDTAQGFLHAPSIWTREQVEAWKPIVDAVHAKGGIFFCQIWHAGRVSNSGFQPDGQAPVSSTDKPISSQVEGMEFTPPRRLRTDEIPQIVNDFRIAARNAIEAGFDGVEIHGAHGFLIDQFMKDQVNNRTDQYGGSLENRCRFPLEIVEAIANEIGSDKLGIRLSPHVNYMESGDSDPEALGLYMVKSLNKYGIAYCHMVEPRMKIGAGNPKFSESLLPMRKAFNSTFIVAGGYDREDGNKAVEENRGDLVAYGRLFLANPDLPRRFELHAPLNKYNRETFYTHDPVVGYTDYPFLEDTA, encoded by the exons ATGGTTGCTGTGACTCCGACGTTGCCTCTTCTCACCCCATACAAGATGGGCAAGTTTAATCTTTCTCACAG aattgtccTGGCACCACTGACTAGACAGAGATCTTACGATAATGTTCCTCAGCCGCATGCCGTTCTATACTACTCCCAGAGAGCCACAAAGGGGGCTCTTCTCATATCTGAAGCCACTGGAGTTTCTGACACAGCACAAGG GTTCCTACATGCTCCAAGTATTTGGACCAGAGAGCAAGTGGAAGCATGGAAACCCATTGTGGATGCTGTCCATGCCAAAGGAGGTATTTTCTTCTGTCAAATTTGGCATGCTGGGAGGGTGTCAAATAGCG GTTTCCAGCCAGATGGGCAAGCTCCGGTCTCTTCTACAGACAAGCCAATATCTTCTCAAGTTGAAGGCATGGAGTTCACACCTCCGAGGCGTCTAAGGACAGATGAAATCCCTCAAATAGTCAATGATTTCAGAATTGCTGCGAGGAACGCAATAGAAGCTG GTTTTGATGGAGTTGAGATCCATGGGGCTCACGGATTTCTAATTGACCAGTTTATGAAAGATCAAGTAAACAACAGAACAGACCAATATGGTGGATCACTAGAGAACCGCTGCCGATTCCCTTTGGAAATAGTTGAGGCTATAGCGAATGAGATAGGATCAGATAAACTTGGAATAAGACTGTCTCCTCATGTAAACTATATGGAATCAGGAGACTCGGATCCGGAAGCACTAGGGCTCTACATGGTTAAATCCTTGAATAAATACGGTATTGCTTACTGCCACATGGTTGAGCCAAGAATGAAGATAGGCGCAGGGAATCCAAAATTCTCTGAAAGTCTGCTGCCTATGAGGAAGGCTTTCAACAGTACATTCATTGTTGCTGGTGGTTATGACAGGGAAGATGGAAACAAAGCTGTTGAAGAGAACCGTGGAGACCTTGTCGCTTATGGTCGCTTGTTCTTGGCAAATCCGGATTTGCCGAGGAGATTTGAACTTCATGCTCCTCTCAACAAGTACAACAGAGAAACATTTTATACACATGATCCTGTTGTTGGTTACACTGATTATCCTTTCCTTGAAGACACTGCGTAG